From Anopheles funestus chromosome 3RL, idAnoFuneDA-416_04, whole genome shotgun sequence, a single genomic window includes:
- the LOC125768533 gene encoding T-box transcription factor TBX6-like — translation MTDLIDLRMHQHIAHEIYRQQMLQRIPDPFPTMLPVPVPSMHAMALPPRYTLPGVELKLQNKELWREFHKIGTEMIITKSGRRMFPSMRLTVDGLDADTNYCVLLEMMPISDCRFKFSGSQWVPAGGAEPQSPQRFCLHPDSPALGTHWASQPIVFNKVKLTNNTLDNNGHVVLTSMHKYQPRIHIIRTSDPSQIPWAAQQAFVFPETEFVAVTAYQNDRITKLKIDNNPFAKGFRETGQSRCKRKMGCNVSTSSSSSSSSSSGAGLGGAGSGSCAGDGGPDGGGQLTDDEDRHDLHDLIKRPRSNGSPASDCTVHEGGPPMHHPRLHQASLRPFPASPELLMRQYNQMFNPSWMDLMLPYFARHHHPYHQPHPHQTPHHHHHHQHHPHTQPPGPFVGTLGHPGMLSVTGTQATAPIVSPAHSNPDSTDLDRTSAFSVRTPQTSGSDYEPNEQARPDSPAGSPKPTVLRPSAIRPKGSSPATPTEAPHPLDAVDPTDPNGDADRKINFSIASILLL, via the exons ATGACGGATTTGATCGATTTACGAATGCATCAGCACATTGCACACGAAATCTATCGTCAGCAAATGTTGCAACGGATACCAG ATCCGTTCCCAACGATGCTGCCTGTTCCGGTACCATCGATGCATGCGATGGCACTGCCACCACGCTACACCCTACCCGGCGTTGAGCTGAAGCTGCAGAACAAGGAACTTTGGCGGGAGTTTCACAAGATCGGTACCGAAATGATCATCACCAAAAGTGGACG CCGTATGTTTCCCTCGATGCGGCTCACGGTGGATGGACTGGATGCGGACACAAATTATTGCGTGCTGCTCGAAATGATGCCCATTAGTGACTGTCGGTTCAAGTTCAGCGGTTCCCAATGGGTACCGGCGGGTGGTGCCGAACCGCAGAGTCCCCAAAGGTTTTGCCTTCATCCGGACAGTCCGGCACTCGGTACGCACTGGGCCTCACAACCGATCGTCTTCAACAAGGTGAAGCTCACAAACAACACGCTCGACAACAATGGTCAT GTCGTACTAACCAGCATGCACAAGTACCAACCGAGGATACACATCATCCGCACATCGGATCCATCCCAGATTCCTTGGGCTGCCCAGCAAGCGTTCGTTTTCCCGGAAACCGAGTTCGTTGCCGTCACGGCCTATCAG AACGATCGCATCACGAAGCTAAAGATCGATAACAACCCATTCGCCAAAGGGTTCCGAGAGACGGGTCAGTCGCGCTGCAAACGCAAGATGGGATGCAACGTCTCGACATCGTCCTCGTCCTCTTCGTCCTCCTCATCGGGTGCGGGTCTCGGTGGTGCGGGTAGCGGCAGTTGCGCTGGTGACGGTGGACCCGACGGTGGTGGACAGTTGACAGACGACGAAGATCGCCACGACCTGCACGACCTGATCAAGCGACCGAGATCAAACGGTTCACCAGCTTCCGACTGTACCGTGCACGAGGGTGGACCACCGATGCATCATCCCCGGCTGCACCAGGCAAGCCTGCGTCCATTCCCCGCCTCGCCCGAACTGCTGATGCGCCAGTACAATCAGATGTTTAATCCGAGCTGGATGGATCTGATGTTGCCATACTTTGcccgtcatcatcatccataCCATCAGCCGCATCCACACCAGACGccacatcatcaccatcatcatcagcatcatcctCACACGCAACCACCCGGACCGTTCGTTGGAACGTTGGGGCATCCGGGAATGTTGTCCGTTACCGGCACCCAAGCTACTGCTCCAATCGTTTCGCCTGCCCACTCCAATCCGGACTCAACCGATCTCGATCGTACGTCGGCATTTAGCGTACGGACTCCTCAAACCAGTGGCAGTGATTACGAGCCAAATGAGCAGGCACGACCGGACAGTCCGGCAGGGTCACCGAAGCCGACGGTTTTGCGACCTTCCGCTATCAGACCGAAGGGGTCGAGTCCAGCCACTCCTACCGAAGCGCCCCATCCGCTAGATGCCGTTGATCCAACGGACCCCAATGGAGATGCGGATCGCAAAATTAACTTCAGTATCGCTTCCATTTTGCTGCTGTAG